A segment of the Methanomassiliicoccaceae archaeon DOK genome:
GGCGGGGCGGCCCGCCTCGGACATTATGTACGACGCGTCGGAAACGGAGACGACGTACTCCCTCCCGTCTCCCGGGATGTGGTCGTGTACGCCTGCCAGTATCGCGTCCAGGAGAACCGACTTGCCGGCACGGCTGCAGCCGGCGAGCACAGTGAACCCCTCTCTGATCCCGAGGCCCGTGACAGGCTCCCCATGGGGGACCGCCATCGTGACCTTCAGGCATTCGTCGCAGTCGAAGGGAACCGCATCCGTCAGCGGCGCCAGGTCGTCGTCCCTCCTCGGCAGAACGGCGCCGGTCGCGACGAAGGCCACGAGACCCATCTCGGGCAGCATCGACCTTATGAACTCGGCGTTGTCCGCCGTATGAATGTGATTGTACAGCTTTGCGGGCTTGTATGCCCTGTACATGAGGGATTCGGCGACGATCCTGCCTATCCTCCCGAAGATCAGCTCCTCGGCTGCCAGTGCGTTGACCTTGCCGCCGGAGGACGGGAGGTCCGCCGTGAAGGAGGCTTCGACGTAGTGCTCCGTCACGGTCACGCTGCCCCTCTCGAGAATCTCCTGCCCCGGACGCGGGATGTACACTATCCCTCCGTCCGTCTTCGGAATCGGGGAGCGCGCATATGTGCGGGCGCTCTCCCAGAAGCGCCTTGCGATCAGGTCCGCCAGGGCCATCCTCCTCACGGGGGTGGACCATGTGTCCTCCGGGAACCCGGCACGCCACATGGGGACCCTGACCCTCATACGGGAATGCCCTGCCCTGTCGTTCTGGACCTCGTCCACCAGGAGCTCGAAGGCCTCGGTGGTGAAGAAGTTGGTTATGCCCTTGTACTTGGCGAACGGCTTCCCGTCCGCGTTGCGAAGCGTCTTATGAAGGATCTCCTCAGATGCCATCGGCGAATCTCCAGTAGTTTGGCGTCTATCCTCGGGTCGGAGACGATCCTCACTGGACCTGTCCCGACTATCTCACGGATGACGACCTCCATGACGAGCCAGACGACCATCCTGACACGGAAGCACCCCGTGGATGAGCGTCCCTCCCTCCCGATGGACCCGTGCATGTGCATTACCGGGTTCCCATCCTCGTCCGGGAAGATTGTGCCTGTGCCCGTCAACTCGCTCGGCGCTTCGACGGTGCAGACGATGGGGACGATGGGGCCCTCGATGGGCACGGTCGGCCCCGACACGTAACGGGAGCCCGCGTCCACACCGCCCACAGCGGTGACGGTGGCGTTGACGACCCCGTGCTCCCTGCAGAATGATTCAACGGCTTCGTGCAGGACCTCGCCTTCCTCCAGGCGCAGGACGAACACCCTGCCCTCCCTGAGTTCGGCGGACCTCATGATCCCGCCTCAGCGCCAGCGGCTGTACCTGTCCAGGAGCTTGCAGATCTTGTCGAACTCGTCCTTGGTCAGGTCGCCGGATTCCAGGAATGTCTTGACGAAGTCCTTGGCGTCCTTGGTCGATACGCGGGACGCCTTGGCTATGACGGAGGCCAGGAACGATGAGGCCTTGGAGGGGTCCATGGACGACGCCTCGAGGATCTCGTTCATGTCGTACTTGAACGGGTTGATCCTGTGCGTGTTCAGCATCGCCTGTCTCTTGGTGGACTCCTTCGTCCTCTGCTGCTTGTTCTTCCTGGCTCCTTTGTCGCCGTACTGCCCGGACGGGGCCGGATGGTTCACGACGACCTTGTTCTTCTTCACTTCACCTGGCAAGAATATTACTCCGTTGAGCGTCGAATCGAGAGACGGTATTTATAATAATCGCGTACGCGACGAATCGTGCGTGCGAATGTAATTAAGACACGCCGTGGTTTCACAAACATGGACAACCGGGACGTGGAGTACTCCAACAAGCGCCTGAAGGGATTCGCCAAGGCCCTGTACGTCGGCATGCTTATGGCCACCCTTGTGGTCGCCATCGGATCGATCGCTGTTGGGGAGACCCGCGACCTCGTCCTCACCCTGCCCATCATCGTGATCCTGGCTATGACCATGTTCACCGACAGGCACATCGTCCACATCCCCCCGCTCATCATCATGATGATGTGCGCGACGTTCTTCATATCGGTGCTGGGAAGGTTCCTGGTAGACGGCACTGTGGTCATGATGATCGTCAACTTCCTCGTGGGGGTCAACTTCGGCCTGCTCGGTCTGATCCTCGTCTACATGCTCCTAAAGTCCATGCCCGGCGTCCGCAACGAGAACCAGATGATGGTCCTCCTGTTCATGATGTCGGTTTCCGTCTCGATGTACATCTTGATGAGGATGCTCCAGTACTACATCGCTAACGTCTGGACCGAGATCGAGGGGATCGGACTTAACGATCTCATGAACGAGACCCTCATGGTCATCCTCGGCACCGCCGTGGTCTGCATCCTGTACTACGAGGACGACAGG
Coding sequences within it:
- a CDS encoding DUF296 domain-containing protein, which gives rise to MRSAELREGRVFVLRLEEGEVLHEAVESFCREHGVVNATVTAVGGVDAGSRYVSGPTVPIEGPIVPIVCTVEAPSELTGTGTIFPDEDGNPVMHMHGSIGREGRSSTGCFRVRMVVWLVMEVVIREIVGTGPVRIVSDPRIDAKLLEIRRWHLRRSFIRRFATRTGSRSPSTRA